One Bradysia coprophila strain Holo2 chromosome X unlocalized genomic scaffold, BU_Bcop_v1 contig_132, whole genome shotgun sequence DNA segment encodes these proteins:
- the LOC119067990 gene encoding mitochondrial pyruvate carrier 1 has translation MAQQAPKMAQGPLKRFVESLKSKEFRDYLMSTHFWGPVANWGIPIAALTDIRKDPKFISGKMTLALCLYSAVFMRFAWKVQPRNLLLFACHITNFSAQGLQGSRFVTYHLTADKTKTNVTESPKANVVPETKK, from the exons ATGGCTCAACAAGCACCAAAAATGGCTCAGGGTCCCCTAAAGAGATTCGTGGAAAGCCTAAAAAGTAAAGAATTTCGTGACTACTTAATGAG cACACACTTCTGGGGACCGGTAGCAAACTGGGGCATTCCTATTGCTGCTCTTACAGACATTCGAAAAGATCCAAAATTTATCAGCGGCAAAATGACATTGG CACTATGTTTATACTCAGCGGTGTTCATGAGATTCGCTTGGAAAGTGCAGCCTAGAAATTTGCTACTATTCGCATGTCATATCACCAATTTCTCAGCGCAAGGATTACAAGGGAGTCGTTTCGTAACGTACCACTTAACTGCCGATAAGACTAAGACTAATGTAACAGAATCGCCTAAGGCCAATGTAGTACCTGAAACTAAGAAATAA
- the LOC119067991 gene encoding uncharacterized protein LOC119067991: protein MGCTAIIWQTYFAFTVIVFVGVIGQYEWQPRDAFDEVKIRMDRVTADNCPIQHLGDLYLPEDSVSHLPDIKEVNINPVFPNRTALLHLHNMALSRSFFWSYILQSRFIRPAINDTYDPGMMYYFLSTVADVSSNPFLNASAIYFAPNSSYTSSYRGFFNKTFPRFAPRTFRLDDFNDPIHLQKISTMNTFDVRDLGAIPSSSLSKDYTTDFYKINEWYRKWLPDEVDRRHDTKTTYQVEIRYANNTNETFTFHGPPGADEIPGPVKFTRPYFDCGRSNKWLIAAVVPIADIYPRHTQFRHIEYPKYTAISVLEMDYERIDINQCPRGEGNKGPNKFADTARCKKETTECEPIHGWGFRRGGYQCRCKPGFRLPSVVRRPFLGEIVERASSEQYYNGFDCAKIGWVRKVPIKWERATYAVREKYLDTYYQYRNYSTGSASLHTQKINIDQALKFINGVNERTCKNFHPQDLELHGDISFGAKDYFANEAKMALRLANFISAFLQISDPNEVYSGKRVADKPLTEDQMIGETLALVLGNTRIWSAGTYWDRNKFTNRTLFAPFAYKKELNVRKFKLEDLARLNKTGEVYTEKPWYRFLKQRWSTNFDSLEKFYMKIKIRHNETGEFSMKYEHYPNFYRAGNLDSGFWTTPKFDCNGLVKKWLITYAAPFFGWDSLKVNLEFKGVVAVSMDMLQLDINQCEDDFYVPNAFKGTHKCDEKTSYCVPILGRGFDTGGYKCECLQGFEYPFEDLITYYDGQLVEAEFQNIVTDAESRFDLFKCRLAGAASIRAGLFLVLGVVALTFFITRRN from the exons ATGGGTTGCACAGCAATTATATGGCAAACGTATTTCGCATTTACGGTGATCGTTTTTGTGGGTGTGATCGGTCAGTATGAGTGGCAACCTAGGGATGCTTTCGATGAAGTAAAAATCAGGATGGATCGTGTTACTGCCGATAATTGTCCCATTCAACATTTGGGTGATCTCTATTTACCCGAGGACTCAGTGTCTCACCTTCCCGACATAAAGGAAGTTAACATCAATCCTGTGTTCCCGAATCGAACGGCTCTGTTGCATCTGCATAACATGGCACTGAGTAGATCATTCTTTTGGAGTTATATCCTTCAAAGTCGATTCATTCGTCCTGCTATTAATGACACATACGATCCTGGTATGATGTATTACTTCCTGTCCACTGTAGCTGATGTATCTTCGAATCCATTCCTCAATGCTTCGGCTATTTATTTTGCACCGAACAGTTCGTATACGTCATCATACAGAGGATTCTTCAATAAAACATTCCCACGATTTGCGCCCAGAACATTTCGACTGGACGATTTCAATGATCCCATtcatttgcaaaaaatatcAACTATGAATACGTTCGATGTACGCGATTTGGGTGCCATACCATCTAGTTCACTATCGAAGGATTATACGACGGACTTTTACAAGATAAACGAATGGTACAGAAAATGGCTTCCTGACGAAGTGGATAGACGACACGACACCAAGACAACGTATCAAGTAGAAATTCGATATGCCAATAACACAAACGAAACGTTTACATTCCATGGACCACCTGGTGCTGATGAAATACCGGGTCCTGTCAAATTTACCAGACCTTATTTCGATTGTGGTCGTTCAAATAAATGGTTAATAGCTGCTGTGGTTCCCATCGCCGATATTTATCCAAGACATACTCAATTCAGACACATTGAATATCCAAA GTACACAGCCATCTCTGTCTTGGAAATGGATTACGAAAGGATTGATATAAATCAGTGTCCGAGGGGTGAAGGTAACAAAGGACCGAATAAATTTGCGGACACGGCACGATGTAAAAAAGAGACAACTGAG TGTGAACCGATACATGGTTGGGGTTTCCGAAGAGGCGGTTATCAGTGTCGATGTAAACCCGGTTTTCGGCTGCCTAGCGTCGTTAGACGGCCCTTTTTGGGCGAAATCGTTGAAAGGGCTTCATCGGAACAATATTACAACGGATTCGATTGCGCTAAAATCGGATGGGTACGAAAAGTTCCAATCAAGTGGGAGCGAGCAACATATGCTGTTCGCGAAAAGTATCTAGACACTTACTACCAAtaccgaaattattcaacgGGATCGGCTTCattgcacacacaaaaaataaatatcgaCCAGGCCTTGAAGTTCATCAACGGAGTGAATGAGCGCACGTGTAAGAATTTCCATCCTCAAGATTTGGAACTGCATGGAGACATTAGCTTTGGAGCTAAAGATTACTTTGCCAATGAAGCCAAGATGGCTCTACGTTTGGCGAATTTCATCAGTGCTTTCCTGCAAATTAGCGATCCGAATGAGGTGTATTCCGGCAAACGAGTGGCAGACAAACCACTAACGGAAGATCAAATGATCGGAGAAACGCTAGCGTTGGTGTTGGGTAATACGCGAATCTGGTCGGCCGGTACATATTGGGATCGGAATAAGTTTACGAATCGTACATTATTCGCTCC GTTCGCCTACAAAAAGGAGTTGAATGTGCGCAAATTTAAGCTGGAAGATTTGGCAAGATTGAATAAAACAGGTGAAGTCTACACCGAAAAGCCTTGGTACCGATTCTTGAAGCAACGCTGGTCCACCAATTTCGATTCGCTCGAAaagttttatatgaaaattaagATTCGCCACAACGAAACGGGAGAATTTAGCATGAA ATATGAACATTATCCCAATTTCTATCGAGCTGGTAATCTTGATTCCGGATTCTGGACAACACCAAAATTCGATTGTAACGGTTTGGTTAAAAAATGGTTGATCACGTATGCAGCACCATTCTTCGGTTGGGATAGCTTAAAGGTTAATTTAGAATTCAA GGGTGTCGTAGCCGTTTCAATGGATATGTTACAGTTGGACATCAATCAGTGTGAAGACGATTTCTACGTTCCGAACGCCTTCAAAGGAACGCACAAATGTGACGAAAAAACCTCTTAT TGTGTACCGATATTGGGTCGTGGCTTTGATACCGGCGGCTACAAATGTGAATGCCTTCAAGGTTTCGAATATCCATTTGAAGATTTGATAACATATTACGACGGACAACTAGTCGAAGCTGAATTCCAAAATATTGTAACGGATGCAGAATCGAGATTCGATCTGTTTAAATGTCGATTAGCTGGTGCAGCATCAATCCGAGCCggattatttttagttttaggTGTAGTAGCTTTAACCTTTTTCATTACCAGAAGAAATTAG